One genomic segment of Mycolicibacterium gilvum includes these proteins:
- a CDS encoding cysteine synthase — MTRYDSLLQALGDTPLVGLQRLSPRWNDGEHGEPHVRLWAKLEDRNPTGSIKDRPALRMIEDAEREGRLHPGATILEPTSGNTGISLAMAALLKGYQMVCVMPENTSIERRQLLELYGARIIYSPAEGGSNTAVAHAKELALQNPSWVMLYQYGNPSNALAHYEGTGPELLADLPEITHFVAGLGTTGTLMGTGRYLREHVPGVQIVAAEPRYGEGVYALRNIDEGFIPELYDPEILTTRFAVGAYDAIRRTRELVQVEGIFAGISTGAILHAALGMAARAVKAGERADIAFTVCDAGWKYLSTGAYAGSLDDAEDALEGQLWA; from the coding sequence GTGACCCGGTACGACTCACTCCTGCAGGCTCTCGGCGACACCCCGCTGGTCGGCCTGCAGCGTCTCTCACCCCGCTGGAACGACGGCGAGCACGGCGAACCGCACGTCCGGCTGTGGGCCAAACTCGAGGACCGCAACCCGACGGGCTCGATCAAGGACCGGCCGGCGCTGCGGATGATCGAGGACGCCGAACGTGAAGGGCGGCTGCACCCCGGTGCGACGATCCTGGAGCCGACGAGCGGCAACACCGGGATCTCCCTGGCGATGGCGGCGCTGCTCAAGGGCTACCAGATGGTCTGCGTGATGCCGGAGAACACCTCGATCGAACGTCGGCAGCTCCTCGAGCTCTACGGCGCCCGCATCATCTACTCCCCGGCCGAGGGCGGCTCCAATACCGCCGTCGCGCACGCGAAAGAGCTTGCGCTGCAGAACCCTTCGTGGGTGATGCTGTATCAGTACGGCAACCCGTCCAACGCGCTGGCCCACTACGAGGGAACGGGTCCCGAGCTGCTCGCCGACCTGCCGGAGATCACCCACTTCGTCGCCGGCCTCGGCACGACGGGCACGCTGATGGGGACCGGACGCTACCTGCGCGAACATGTGCCCGGCGTGCAGATCGTGGCGGCCGAACCCCGATACGGCGAAGGTGTCTACGCGCTGCGCAACATCGACGAAGGGTTCATCCCCGAGCTGTACGACCCGGAGATCCTGACGACCCGCTTCGCGGTGGGCGCCTACGACGCGATCCGGCGGACCCGGGAGCTCGTGCAGGTGGAGGGCATCTTCGCGGGCATCTCCACGGGGGCGATCCTGCACGCGGCACTGGGAATGGCGGCCCGGGCCGTCAAGGCGGGGGAGCGGGCCGACATCGCGTTCACCGTCTGTGACGCGGGGTGGAAGTATCTGTCGACCGGCGCGTACGCCGGTAGCCTGGATGACGCGGAGGACGCGTTGGAAGGGCAACTGTGGGCATGA
- a CDS encoding MoaD/ThiS family protein — MTVSVSIPTILRTHTGGEKRVSASGDTLQAVIADLEANYSGISERLVDSDNSGKLHRFVNIYVNDEDVRFSGGLDTAISDGDSVTILPAVAGG; from the coding sequence ATGACCGTTTCCGTGTCCATCCCCACCATCCTGCGCACCCACACCGGTGGTGAGAAGCGTGTCTCGGCCTCCGGGGACACCCTGCAGGCGGTGATCGCGGACCTGGAGGCGAATTACTCGGGCATCTCGGAACGCCTCGTCGACTCCGACAACTCGGGCAAGCTGCACCGTTTCGTCAACATCTACGTCAATGACGAGGACGTGCGGTTCTCCGGCGGTCTGGACACCGCGATCTCCGACGGCGACTCGGTGACGATCCTGCCCGCCGTAGCAGGCGGATAA
- a CDS encoding Mov34/MPN/PAD-1 family protein — MLTIRADLVEAMVAHARADHPDEACGVLAGPEGSDRPERYIPMVNAERSPTFYRFDSGEQLKVWRAMEDADEAPVVIYHSHTGTEAYPSRTDIALASEPDAHYVLISTRDPDEHEIRSYRIADGVVTEEPVTIVEQY; from the coding sequence GTGCTGACGATCCGAGCCGACCTGGTCGAGGCCATGGTGGCCCATGCCCGCGCCGATCATCCCGACGAGGCGTGCGGCGTCCTCGCGGGACCGGAGGGTTCCGACCGGCCCGAGCGCTACATCCCGATGGTCAACGCCGAGCGTTCGCCGACGTTCTACCGGTTCGACTCCGGCGAACAGCTGAAGGTGTGGCGCGCGATGGAGGACGCCGACGAGGCGCCGGTCGTCATCTACCACTCCCACACCGGCACGGAGGCGTACCCGAGCCGCACCGACATCGCCCTGGCGTCCGAGCCGGATGCGCACTACGTGCTGATCTCCACCCGCGACCCCGATGAGCACGAGATACGCAGCTATCGCATCGCCGACGGCGTCGTCACCGAAGAGCCCGTCACCATCGTCGAGCAGTACTAG
- a CDS encoding P1 family peptidase, translating to MSGSITDVGGIRVGHHHAIDADPTLGSGWATGTTVVLTPPGTVGAVDSRGGAPGSRETDLLAPANSVRHVDAVVLTGGSAFGLAAADGVMAWLEEQGRGVALDGGVVPIVPAAVIFDLPVGGWRCRPDAAFGYRAAETAGADAAIGSVGAGVGARAGVLKGGVGTASTTLDSGVTVGALVVVNSAGDVVDPRTGLPWLAAHAEEFGLVAPPADQRSAYSDRHGELSPLNTTIAVVATDAALSKAACSRVAVAAQDGLARTINPCHTPQDGDTVFALATGAVEVNPDPTTPASMTPELPLVTAVGAAAAEVLARAVLVAVLAAERVAGIPTYRELLPGAFA from the coding sequence GTGAGTGGCTCCATCACCGATGTCGGCGGGATCCGGGTCGGGCACCACCATGCGATCGACGCCGACCCGACACTCGGCTCGGGCTGGGCGACCGGCACCACCGTCGTCCTGACGCCCCCGGGCACGGTCGGCGCGGTGGACAGCCGCGGAGGCGCCCCGGGAAGTCGGGAGACCGATCTGCTCGCGCCCGCCAACTCGGTGCGCCACGTCGACGCGGTCGTGCTGACCGGCGGCAGCGCCTTCGGGCTCGCCGCCGCCGACGGCGTCATGGCCTGGCTCGAAGAGCAGGGCCGCGGTGTCGCGCTCGACGGCGGCGTCGTGCCGATCGTGCCCGCGGCGGTCATCTTCGACCTGCCGGTCGGCGGCTGGCGGTGCCGCCCGGACGCGGCCTTCGGCTATCGCGCCGCGGAGACGGCGGGTGCCGACGCCGCCATCGGAAGCGTCGGAGCCGGGGTCGGCGCCCGCGCCGGTGTCCTCAAGGGCGGGGTCGGCACGGCGTCGACGACGCTGGACTCGGGTGTCACCGTCGGCGCGCTGGTCGTGGTGAACTCGGCCGGCGACGTCGTCGATCCCCGCACCGGACTGCCCTGGCTCGCCGCGCACGCGGAGGAGTTCGGTCTGGTCGCGCCGCCGGCGGATCAGCGCAGCGCCTACTCCGACCGGCACGGCGAGCTGAGCCCGCTGAACACCACGATCGCGGTGGTGGCCACCGACGCCGCACTCAGCAAGGCCGCGTGCAGCCGGGTTGCCGTGGCGGCCCAGGACGGTCTGGCGCGCACGATCAACCCGTGCCATACACCGCAGGACGGCGACACCGTCTTCGCGCTGGCCACCGGCGCCGTCGAGGTGAACCCGGATCCGACCACCCCTGCGTCGATGACCCCGGAGTTGCCGTTGGTCACCGCGGTGGGCGCGGCGGCCGCCGAGGTTCTGGCCCGCGCCGTCCTGGTCGCCGTCCTGGCCGCCGAGCGGGTGGCGGGAATACCCACCTACCGTGAGCTGTTACCCGGAGCGTTTGCGTGA